In a genomic window of Pseudomonas putida:
- a CDS encoding ABC transporter permease, whose amino-acid sequence MAHPAQRRWYPLVFAIAALVLLPLSVLLLSWQSIDQQIWSHLWETQMPRLLGNTLTLVLGVGVGVTVLGVSLAWLTSLCEFPGRRWLDWALMLPFAIPAYVLAFVFVGLLDFAGPVQTLLREWFGTGLRLPRVRSTGGVILVLVLVFYPYVYLLARTAFLAQGKGLMEAARVLGQSPWQAFWRVAMPMARPAIGAGVALALMETLADFGAVSVFNFDTFTTAIYKTWYGFFSLSTAAQLASLLLLVVMLVLYGERRARGANRASNERPRVKALYHLRGIKALLATTWCGLVFACAFVIPMLQLLAWFWQRGRFDLDERYTGLIVHTLYLGAMAALITVSVALILAFARRLAPTPGIRAGVSLANLGYALPGSVLAVSIMLAFSYLDRELVIPLSGWFGGAGKPLLLGSLSALLLAYLVRFVAVAYGPLESSLARIRPSLPEAARSLGVSGPRLFFKVYLPLLLPGSLSAALLVFVDVLKEMPATLLMRPFGWDTLAVRIFEMTSEGEWARASLPALTLVLVGLLPVIGLIRRSAHQNS is encoded by the coding sequence TTGGCCCACCCCGCCCAACGCCGCTGGTATCCCCTGGTCTTCGCCATCGCTGCGCTGGTCCTGCTGCCCCTGAGTGTCCTGCTGCTGTCCTGGCAATCGATCGACCAACAGATCTGGTCCCACCTGTGGGAGACGCAGATGCCGCGCCTGCTGGGCAACACCCTGACGCTGGTGCTCGGCGTCGGCGTCGGCGTGACGGTTCTCGGGGTCAGCCTGGCGTGGCTCACCAGTCTCTGCGAATTTCCCGGCCGGCGCTGGCTGGACTGGGCGCTGATGTTGCCCTTCGCGATTCCTGCCTATGTGCTGGCCTTCGTTTTCGTCGGCCTGCTGGATTTTGCCGGCCCCGTGCAAACCCTGCTGCGCGAATGGTTCGGCACTGGCCTGCGCCTGCCGCGAGTGCGCTCCACGGGCGGGGTGATCCTGGTTCTGGTGCTGGTGTTCTATCCCTACGTTTACCTGTTGGCGCGCACCGCTTTCCTGGCCCAGGGCAAGGGCCTGATGGAAGCGGCGCGGGTGCTGGGGCAGTCACCCTGGCAAGCGTTCTGGCGGGTGGCGATGCCGATGGCGCGGCCCGCCATTGGCGCTGGCGTGGCGTTGGCGTTGATGGAGACCCTGGCGGATTTCGGTGCGGTATCGGTGTTCAACTTCGACACCTTCACCACGGCGATCTACAAGACCTGGTACGGCTTCTTCAGCCTCTCCACCGCCGCGCAACTGGCTAGCCTGTTGCTGTTGGTGGTGATGCTGGTGCTGTACGGCGAGCGTCGCGCCCGGGGTGCCAATCGGGCGAGTAACGAGCGTCCTCGGGTCAAGGCGCTCTATCACCTGCGGGGCATCAAGGCGTTGCTGGCCACGACCTGGTGCGGTCTGGTGTTCGCCTGTGCTTTCGTCATTCCAATGCTGCAATTGCTGGCGTGGTTCTGGCAGCGCGGGCGCTTCGACCTGGATGAGCGATACACCGGCCTGATCGTTCACACGCTCTATCTTGGCGCGATGGCGGCGTTGATCACCGTCAGTGTCGCCCTCATTCTGGCATTCGCCCGGCGACTGGCGCCGACCCCGGGAATCCGTGCCGGAGTCAGTCTGGCGAATCTTGGTTACGCCTTGCCCGGTTCGGTGCTGGCGGTGTCGATCATGCTCGCGTTCAGTTATCTGGATCGCGAACTGGTGATTCCGCTTTCCGGCTGGTTCGGTGGTGCCGGTAAGCCATTGCTCCTGGGCAGTCTTTCGGCGTTGCTACTGGCTTATCTGGTGCGCTTTGTCGCCGTGGCATACGGGCCGCTGGAAAGCAGTCTGGCGCGTATACGGCCTTCTTTGCCCGAAGCGGCACGTAGCCTGGGTGTCAGTGGGCCGCGACTGTTTTTCAAAGTGTATCTTCCGCTGTTGCTGCCGGGCTCGTTGAGCGCCGCGTTGCTGGTGTTTGTCGACGTGCTCAAGGAAATGCCCGCGACCCTCCTGATGCGCCCGTTTGGCTGGGATACGCTGGCGGTGCGGATCTTCGAAATGACCAGTGAGGGAGAGTGGGCGAGGGCCTCTTTGCCGGCACTGACCCTGGTCCTGGTCGGGCTGTTACCGGT
- a CDS encoding extracellular solute-binding protein has protein sequence MLAPKRLLTALALTLIGSTTAQAADEVVVYSSRIDELIKPVFDAYTAKTGVKVKFITDKEAPLMQRIKAEGENASADLLLTVDAGNLWQAEQMGILQPFTSKTIDANIPLQYRAASHAWTGLSLRARTIAYSTARVKPGELTTYEALADKNWEGRLCLRTAKKVYNQSLTATMIETHGAEKTEKILKGWVSNLSTDVFSDDVAVLEAINAGQCDVGIVNTYYYGRLHQQKPDLPVKLFWPNQADRGVHVNLSGIGLTKHAPHPEAAKALIEWMTTPEAQKIFADVNQEFPANPTVKPSAEVAAWGEFIADTLPVEVAGKRQAEAIRMMDRAGWN, from the coding sequence ATGTTGGCACCGAAGCGTCTACTGACCGCACTCGCCCTGACCCTGATCGGCAGCACCACCGCCCAGGCCGCCGACGAGGTGGTGGTCTACTCCTCGCGAATCGACGAGCTGATCAAGCCGGTCTTCGATGCGTATACCGCCAAGACTGGCGTGAAGGTGAAGTTCATCACCGACAAGGAAGCACCGCTGATGCAGCGGATCAAGGCCGAGGGCGAGAACGCCAGCGCCGACCTGCTGCTCACGGTTGATGCCGGCAACCTCTGGCAAGCCGAACAAATGGGCATCCTCCAGCCGTTCACCTCGAAAACCATCGACGCCAACATCCCGCTGCAATACCGCGCCGCTTCCCACGCCTGGACCGGCCTCAGCCTGCGGGCGCGGACCATCGCCTATTCCACCGCCCGGGTGAAGCCGGGCGAACTGACCACCTACGAAGCGCTGGCGGACAAGAACTGGGAAGGTCGCCTGTGCCTGCGCACGGCCAAGAAGGTCTACAACCAGTCCCTGACCGCCACCATGATCGAAACCCACGGTGCCGAGAAAACCGAGAAGATCCTCAAGGGCTGGGTCAGCAACCTGTCCACCGACGTATTCTCCGATGACGTTGCGGTACTGGAAGCGATCAATGCCGGTCAGTGCGATGTCGGCATCGTCAACACCTACTACTACGGTCGCCTGCACCAGCAGAAACCTGACCTGCCGGTGAAGCTGTTCTGGCCGAACCAGGCCGATCGTGGCGTGCACGTGAACCTGTCGGGCATCGGCCTGACCAAGCACGCCCCGCATCCGGAAGCGGCCAAGGCCCTGATCGAGTGGATGACCACGCCCGAGGCGCAAAAGATCTTCGCTGACGTCAACCAGGAATTCCCTGCCAACCCGACCGTGAAACCCTCCGCCGAAGTCGCCGCCTGGGGCGAGTTCATCGCCGACACCCTGCCCGTTGAAGTCGCCGGCAAGCGCCAGGCGGAGGCGATTCGCATGATGGATCGGGCTGGCTGGAACTGA
- a CDS encoding 2-octaprenyl-3-methyl-6-methoxy-1,4-benzoquinol hydroxylase: MRADLLIVGAGMVGSALALALQDSGLEVLLLDGSPLSVKPFDAQAPFEPRVSALSIASQRILERLGVWDGIAGRRSSPYSDMQVWDGSGTGQIHFSAASVHADVLGHIVENRVVQDALLDRLHDCDLGLLANARLEQMRRSGDDWLLTLADGRTLRAPLVIAADGANSAVRRLTGMATREWDYLHHAIVTSVRCSKPHQMTAWQRFTDTGPLAFLPLERDGKHDWCSIVWSTTPGEAEQLMALDEEGFCKALERAFEGQLGSVLNADPRLCVPLRQRHAKRYVAEGLALIGDAAHTIHPLAGQGVNLGFLDAAVLAEVLLQAATRGERLADVKVLSRYERRRMPHNLALMAAMEGFERLFQADPLAVRWLRNTGLKLVDRLPEAKALFVREALGLTGDLPALAKA; this comes from the coding sequence ATGCGCGCAGATCTGCTGATTGTCGGAGCCGGAATGGTCGGCAGCGCCCTGGCGCTGGCGTTGCAGGACAGCGGGCTGGAAGTCCTGCTGCTGGACGGCAGCCCCCTGAGCGTCAAACCCTTCGATGCCCAGGCCCCGTTCGAGCCGCGGGTGAGCGCGTTGTCCATCGCCAGCCAGCGAATACTCGAACGCCTGGGTGTCTGGGATGGCATCGCCGGCCGGCGCAGCAGCCCATACAGCGACATGCAGGTCTGGGACGGCAGCGGCACTGGGCAAATCCATTTTTCGGCGGCGAGCGTGCATGCCGATGTGCTGGGCCACATCGTCGAAAACCGCGTGGTCCAGGACGCCTTGCTGGATCGTTTGCACGACTGCGACCTCGGGTTGCTGGCCAATGCCCGCCTTGAACAGATGCGCCGCTCCGGCGACGACTGGCTGCTGACCCTGGCCGATGGCCGCACCCTGCGCGCGCCGCTGGTGATCGCGGCCGATGGTGCCAACTCAGCGGTCCGGCGCCTGACCGGCATGGCGACGCGGGAGTGGGATTACCTGCATCACGCGATCGTCACCAGCGTGCGCTGCTCCAAACCCCATCAAATGACCGCATGGCAACGCTTTACCGATACTGGTCCGCTGGCGTTCCTGCCGCTGGAGCGAGACGGTAAGCACGATTGGTGCTCGATCGTCTGGTCGACCACGCCGGGTGAGGCCGAACAGCTGATGGCGCTGGATGAAGAGGGGTTCTGCAAGGCACTGGAGCGGGCTTTCGAAGGTCAACTGGGCAGTGTGCTCAACGCCGACCCGCGTCTGTGTGTGCCGCTACGCCAGCGCCACGCGAAGCGCTACGTGGCCGAAGGCCTGGCGCTGATCGGCGATGCGGCGCACACCATCCACCCGTTGGCCGGGCAGGGTGTGAACCTGGGTTTCCTCGACGCTGCGGTGCTGGCCGAAGTGCTGCTGCAAGCCGCCACCCGCGGCGAACGCCTGGCGGATGTGAAGGTGCTCAGCCGCTACGAGCGTCGTCGCATGCCGCATAACCTGGCGCTGATGGCGGCCATGGAAGGATTCGAGCGCCTGTTCCAGGCTGATCCACTGGCCGTGCGCTGGTTGCGCAATACCGGACTGAAGCTGGTCGACCGGCTACCCGAAGCCAAGGCGTTGTTCGTGCGCGAGGCGCTTGGGTTGACCGGGGATTTGCCGGCGTTGGCCAAGGCCTGA
- a CDS encoding DUF4442 domain-containing protein, which translates to MSKWLINRFGKARLLRWMTNIYPPYFGAGVRVRHISDDFRDIQVRMGLGWYNRNYVGTQFGGSLYSMVDPFFMLMLMENLGRNYIVWDKAADIDFIAPGKGPVYARFNIDDTLLDDIRRQTADGQKYLPQLQVDIHDGAGHLVARVGKTLYVRLKPQARQA; encoded by the coding sequence ATGTCTAAGTGGCTGATCAACAGGTTTGGCAAGGCAAGACTGCTGCGCTGGATGACGAACATTTACCCGCCGTACTTTGGCGCCGGGGTTCGGGTGCGGCATATCAGCGATGACTTTCGCGACATTCAGGTCCGCATGGGGCTGGGCTGGTACAACCGCAACTACGTCGGCACCCAGTTCGGCGGCAGCCTGTATTCGATGGTCGACCCGTTTTTCATGCTGATGCTCATGGAGAACCTCGGGCGTAACTACATCGTCTGGGACAAGGCCGCCGACATCGATTTCATCGCGCCGGGCAAGGGCCCGGTGTACGCCCGCTTCAATATCGATGACACCTTGCTCGACGACATCCGCCGGCAGACGGCCGATGGTCAGAAATACCTGCCGCAACTGCAGGTCGATATTCACGACGGCGCCGGCCACCTGGTGGCGCGTGTCGGGAAAACCCTTTACGTGCGGCTCAAGCCGCAAGCGAGACAGGCTTAA
- the ubiH gene encoding 2-octaprenyl-6-methoxyphenyl hydroxylase, whose translation MSRFNLAIIGGGLVGASLAMALQAGAKARGWKIVLIEPFAPGESYQPSYDARSTALSFGSRQIYQKLGIWQEISRRAEPIKQIHVSDRGRFSTARLSAMEEGVPALGYVVENAWLGQCLWQGLDKDVIHWHCPAEVTRMEPLTDGYRLTLNDETSLDCDLAVLADGGRSGLREQLGIGVKKRPYNQSALIANITPSEAHNGMAFERFTDDGPMALLPLPDNRCALVWTRLGMDAQRLAALDERSFLSELQGVFGYRLGSLKQVGARHLYPLSLVEAEEQVRPHLAILGNAAHSLHPIAGQGFNLSLRDAQALADALLASEQPLGDFATLQAYREHQRLDQNLTVGFSDQVTRLFGSKQPLVSLGRNLGLLGLDLLPPAKRWFARQAMGLGTRPNV comes from the coding sequence ATGAGTCGATTCAATCTGGCAATCATCGGTGGCGGCCTGGTGGGCGCGAGCCTGGCGATGGCATTACAGGCCGGGGCGAAGGCCCGGGGCTGGAAGATCGTGCTGATCGAACCGTTTGCCCCGGGCGAAAGCTATCAGCCCAGCTATGACGCGCGCTCCACGGCCCTGTCCTTTGGCTCCCGGCAGATCTATCAGAAGTTGGGCATCTGGCAGGAGATTTCCCGCCGCGCCGAACCGATCAAGCAGATTCACGTCTCCGACCGGGGACGGTTTTCCACCGCGCGCCTGTCGGCGATGGAAGAAGGCGTCCCGGCCCTGGGCTACGTGGTGGAAAACGCCTGGCTCGGCCAATGCCTGTGGCAAGGCCTGGACAAGGACGTGATCCACTGGCATTGCCCGGCGGAAGTCACGCGCATGGAGCCGCTCACCGACGGCTACCGGTTGACGCTCAACGACGAAACCTCCCTCGATTGCGACCTCGCGGTGCTCGCCGATGGCGGCCGCTCGGGCTTGCGCGAGCAACTGGGTATCGGCGTCAAAAAACGCCCGTACAACCAGAGCGCCCTGATCGCCAACATCACCCCGAGCGAAGCCCACAACGGCATGGCGTTCGAACGTTTCACCGACGATGGCCCGATGGCGTTGCTGCCATTGCCGGACAACCGCTGTGCCCTGGTCTGGACCCGTCTGGGCATGGATGCGCAACGCCTGGCTGCACTCGACGAACGCAGCTTCCTCAGCGAGTTGCAGGGTGTATTCGGCTATCGACTGGGCAGCCTGAAGCAGGTCGGTGCGCGCCATCTGTACCCGCTGTCGCTGGTGGAAGCCGAAGAGCAGGTTCGACCGCACTTGGCGATCCTCGGCAACGCTGCCCACAGCCTGCACCCGATTGCCGGGCAGGGGTTCAACCTGTCCCTGCGTGACGCCCAGGCCCTGGCCGATGCGTTGCTTGCCAGCGAGCAGCCGTTGGGCGACTTCGCGACCTTGCAGGCCTATCGCGAGCATCAGCGCCTGGATCAGAACCTGACCGTCGGCTTCTCCGATCAAGTCACGCGCCTGTTCGGCAGCAAGCAGCCATTGGTTTCCCTGGGGCGCAATCTCGGCCTGCTGGGCCTTGATCTGTTGCCGCCGGCCAAGCGCTGGTTCGCCCGACAGGCCATGGGGCTGGGTACACGTCCCAATGTCTAA
- the pepP gene encoding Xaa-Pro aminopeptidase, with the protein MIHIPKSEYGRRRKALMAQMEPNSIAILPAAAVAIRNRDVEHVYRQDSDFQYLSGFPEPQAVLVLIPGRVHGEYILFCRERNAERELWDGLRAGQEGAIRDFGADDAFPITDIDDILPGLIEGRDRVYSAMGSNPEFDRHLMEWINVIRSKANLGAQPPNEFVALDHLLHDMRLYKSAAEVKVMREAARISAQAHVRAMQASRAGLYEFSLEAELDYEFRKGGAKMPAYGSIVAAGRNSCILHYQQNDAVLKDGDLVLIDAGCEIDCYASDITRTWPVNGKFSPEQKAIYELVLKAQEAAFAEIAPNKHWNQAHEATVRVITSGLVELGLLQGDVDELIASEAYKAFYMHRAGHWLGMDVHDVGEYRVGGEWRVLEVGMALTVEPGIYIAANNQNVAKKWRGIGVRIEDDVVVTKSGCEILTKGVPKTVAEIEALMAQARTQAA; encoded by the coding sequence ATGATTCATATCCCGAAGTCGGAATACGGCCGTCGCCGCAAGGCCTTGATGGCGCAGATGGAACCCAACAGCATCGCCATCCTGCCCGCCGCCGCGGTGGCCATCCGCAATCGTGATGTCGAACACGTCTACCGCCAGGACAGCGACTTTCAATACCTCAGCGGCTTTCCCGAGCCGCAGGCGGTGCTGGTCCTGATTCCGGGGCGTGTACATGGCGAATACATCCTGTTCTGTCGCGAACGCAACGCCGAGCGCGAGTTGTGGGACGGCTTGCGCGCCGGGCAAGAGGGTGCGATTCGCGATTTCGGTGCCGACGACGCGTTTCCGATCACCGATATCGACGACATTCTGCCGGGCCTGATCGAGGGCCGGGATCGGGTGTATTCGGCCATGGGCAGCAATCCGGAGTTTGATCGCCACTTGATGGAATGGATCAACGTGATCCGCTCCAAGGCGAACCTCGGCGCCCAGCCGCCGAACGAATTCGTTGCCCTGGATCACCTGCTGCATGACATGCGCCTGTATAAATCGGCGGCAGAAGTGAAGGTGATGCGCGAGGCTGCGCGGATCTCGGCCCAGGCCCACGTACGTGCGATGCAGGCCAGCCGTGCCGGTTTGTACGAATTCAGCCTGGAAGCCGAACTCGATTACGAATTTCGCAAGGGCGGCGCGAAAATGCCGGCCTATGGCTCTATCGTCGCGGCGGGGCGCAACAGCTGCATCCTGCACTACCAGCAGAATGACGCCGTGCTCAAGGACGGCGACCTGGTATTGATCGATGCCGGTTGCGAAATCGACTGCTACGCCAGCGACATCACCCGCACCTGGCCGGTCAATGGCAAGTTTTCCCCGGAACAGAAGGCGATCTACGAACTGGTGCTCAAAGCCCAGGAAGCGGCGTTTGCCGAGATTGCCCCGAACAAACACTGGAATCAGGCCCACGAGGCCACGGTCCGAGTGATCACCAGTGGACTGGTGGAGTTGGGTCTGTTGCAGGGCGACGTCGATGAGTTGATCGCCAGCGAAGCCTACAAGGCGTTTTACATGCACCGCGCCGGACACTGGCTGGGCATGGACGTGCATGACGTGGGTGAATACCGGGTCGGCGGCGAATGGCGGGTGCTGGAAGTGGGCATGGCGCTGACCGTGGAGCCGGGCATCTATATCGCGGCGAACAACCAGAACGTGGCGAAGAAATGGCGCGGCATTGGTGTGCGCATCGAGGACGACGTAGTGGTCACCAAAAGCGGTTGTGAAATCCTGACCAAAGGCGTGCCGAAAACGGTTGCCGAAATCGAGGCCCTGATGGCCCAGGCAAGGACGCAAGCAGCATGA
- a CDS encoding YecA family protein produces MPIQNSPYQAFATLLTSSGHNVSPAELHGLLLGRSCAGAGFDHESWLVDAAELLENEPQDNVRAALIGLQEMVKGELTGEDVTVVLLLPTDDAPLAERAAALGEWCQGFLSGFGLNCRDSSMLSSEATEVLQDLAAISQVQDALEESEDGESDYMEVMEYLRVAPLLLFSETRKADQPAAAKPSLH; encoded by the coding sequence ATGCCCATTCAGAATTCTCCGTACCAAGCCTTCGCCACCCTGCTGACTTCCAGCGGGCACAATGTTTCGCCCGCCGAATTGCACGGCCTCCTGCTCGGTCGCAGCTGCGCCGGTGCCGGATTCGACCACGAGAGCTGGCTGGTCGATGCCGCCGAGCTGCTGGAAAACGAACCGCAGGACAACGTTCGCGCGGCGCTGATCGGCCTGCAAGAGATGGTCAAGGGTGAACTCACCGGCGAAGACGTCACCGTCGTCCTGTTGCTGCCAACCGACGATGCACCTCTGGCTGAACGCGCCGCTGCACTGGGCGAGTGGTGCCAGGGTTTCCTCAGCGGTTTCGGCCTGAACTGCCGCGACAGCAGCATGCTGAGCAGCGAAGCCACCGAGGTTTTGCAGGACCTGGCGGCCATTTCCCAGGTACAGGATGCCCTCGAGGAATCCGAAGACGGCGAAAGCGACTATATGGAAGTCATGGAGTATCTGCGTGTAGCGCCGCTGTTGCTGTTCTCCGAAACCCGGAAAGCGGACCAGCCGGCGGCTGCCAAACCGTCGCTGCACTAA
- a CDS encoding TIGR02449 family protein, with amino-acid sequence MEDTDLQALMARLELLITRVEQLKSQNGLLLAQEKTWREERAHLIEKNEIARRKVESMISRLKALEQDS; translated from the coding sequence ATGGAAGACACCGACCTGCAAGCGCTGATGGCCAGACTCGAACTGCTGATTACCCGAGTCGAGCAACTTAAGAGCCAAAACGGACTCTTACTGGCACAGGAAAAAACCTGGCGCGAGGAACGCGCTCACCTCATTGAAAAAAACGAAATCGCCCGGCGTAAGGTCGAATCGATGATTTCGCGCCTCAAGGCCCTGGAGCAAGACTCATGA
- a CDS encoding cell division protein ZapA, with the protein MSSSNSVTVQILDKEYSIICPQEERSNLVSAARYLDGKMREIRSSGKVIGADRIAVMAALNITHDLLHKQDSPDIQASGSTREQVRDLLDRVDLVLSTDPDVTKG; encoded by the coding sequence ATGAGTTCAAGCAATAGCGTCACCGTGCAGATCCTCGACAAAGAATATTCGATCATCTGCCCGCAGGAAGAGCGCAGTAACCTGGTGAGCGCCGCCCGTTACCTGGACGGCAAGATGCGCGAGATCCGCAGCAGCGGAAAAGTCATCGGCGCCGATCGCATTGCCGTCATGGCCGCGCTGAACATCACCCATGACCTGCTGCACAAGCAGGACAGCCCGGATATCCAGGCCAGTGGCTCGACTCGCGAACAGGTGCGTGACCTGCTCGATCGCGTTGATCTGGTGCTCTCTACCGATCCGGACGTCACCAAAGGCTGA
- a CDS encoding 5-formyltetrahydrofolate cyclo-ligase, producing MNEPALLPRPQLRRMLRKARRALTASQQREAARGLYKQLAQQPLFRRARHISLYLPTDGEIDPRLLLRAAQRRGKATYLPVLSAWPRTKMVFQRIRPGEKLKPNRFRILEPRHNLARQRKVWALDLVLLPLVGFDDVGGRLGMGGGFYDRSLAYLARRNDWRKPTLLGLAHECQKVERLAQASWDVPLQGTVTDKAWYFAG from the coding sequence ATGAACGAACCTGCGCTGCTTCCCCGCCCGCAACTTCGACGCATGCTGCGCAAAGCCCGCCGCGCCCTGACCGCCAGTCAGCAACGCGAGGCCGCTCGCGGGCTGTACAAACAATTGGCCCAGCAACCGCTGTTCCGCCGCGCCCGCCACATCTCCCTTTACCTGCCTACCGACGGTGAAATCGATCCGCGCCTGCTGCTGCGTGCCGCCCAGCGTCGGGGCAAAGCCACCTATCTGCCGGTACTCAGCGCGTGGCCACGGACCAAAATGGTGTTCCAGCGTATTCGCCCCGGCGAAAAACTCAAACCCAACCGCTTTCGCATTCTGGAGCCCCGGCACAACCTCGCCCGCCAGCGCAAAGTCTGGGCGCTGGACCTGGTGCTGCTACCGCTGGTGGGATTTGACGATGTCGGCGGACGCCTGGGGATGGGCGGCGGCTTCTATGATCGCAGCCTGGCGTATCTGGCGCGCCGCAATGACTGGCGCAAACCGACGCTACTGGGGCTGGCTCATGAATGTCAGAAGGTGGAACGACTGGCTCAGGCGAGCTGGGATGTGCCGTTGCAGGGAACGGTCACGGACAAGGCGTGGTACTTCGCAGGCTAG
- a CDS encoding EVE domain-containing protein has product MAYWLMKSEPDELSIKGLEKLGKARWDGVRNYQARNFLRSMAVGDEFFFYHSSCPEPGIAGIGKIVEAAYPDPTALEPESHYFDPKATPEKNAWSAIDVAHVETFSRVLKLDYLKQQTALAEMPLVQKGSRLSVMPVTPEQWAAVKALL; this is encoded by the coding sequence ATGGCCTATTGGCTGATGAAATCCGAGCCCGACGAGCTCTCGATCAAGGGCCTGGAAAAGCTCGGCAAAGCGCGCTGGGACGGGGTTCGCAACTATCAGGCGCGTAATTTCCTGCGGTCCATGGCGGTGGGGGACGAGTTTTTCTTCTATCACTCCAGTTGCCCGGAGCCGGGGATTGCCGGGATCGGCAAGATCGTCGAAGCCGCCTATCCGGACCCGACCGCGCTGGAGCCTGAAAGCCATTACTTCGATCCAAAGGCAACGCCTGAGAAAAATGCCTGGAGCGCGATCGATGTCGCGCATGTCGAGACGTTTTCCAGAGTGTTGAAGCTGGATTATCTGAAGCAGCAGACGGCGCTGGCGGAGATGCCGTTGGTGCAGAAGGGTTCGCGATTGTCGGTGATGCCTGTTACCCCGGAACAGTGGGCGGCGGTGAAAGCACTTTTGTAG
- a CDS encoding flagellar basal body-associated protein FliL, with protein sequence MKAWIVLMMALSLPVAAMAEEAAENAAPKVNYITLSPPFVGNYGLDGTPKLKVYKADVALRVTGDEATKAVKANEPLIRNQLVALFAQQTTETMNNVEAKEKLRQEALKQTQQVMNDETGKPVVEDLLFNNLIIQ encoded by the coding sequence GTGAAAGCGTGGATTGTGTTGATGATGGCCCTGTCCCTGCCGGTGGCAGCGATGGCCGAAGAAGCGGCGGAGAATGCCGCGCCGAAGGTCAATTACATCACCCTGAGCCCGCCATTCGTGGGCAACTATGGGCTCGATGGCACGCCCAAACTCAAGGTGTACAAGGCCGATGTGGCGTTGCGGGTTACCGGCGATGAAGCGACCAAGGCGGTCAAGGCCAACGAGCCATTGATCCGTAATCAGCTGGTGGCGTTGTTTGCCCAACAGACCACCGAGACGATGAACAACGTCGAGGCCAAGGAAAAGTTGCGTCAGGAAGCGCTGAAGCAAACCCAGCAGGTCATGAATGACGAAACCGGCAAGCCGGTGGTTGAGGATCTGTTGTTCAACAACCTCATCATCCAGTAA
- a CDS encoding NADPH:quinone oxidoreductase family protein translates to MKAVLCKAFGPAESLELEDVASPVAKKNEILLDVHAAGVNFPDTLIIEGKYQFKPPFPFSPGGEAAGVVSAVGEKVSHLKVGDRVMALTGWGSFAEQVAVPGYNVLPIPPSMDFNTAAAFSMTYGTSMHALKQRGNLQPGETLLVLGASGGVGLAAVEIGKAMGARVIAAASSAEKLAVAKAAGADELINYSETSLKDEIKRLTDGQGADVIYDPVGGDLFDQAVRAIAWNGRLLVVGFASGRIPELPVNLALLKGAAVVGVFWGSFAQRQPQDNAANFQQLFGWFAEGKLKPLVSQVYPLSNAAQAINDLGQRKAVGKVVVQVR, encoded by the coding sequence ATGAAAGCCGTGCTGTGCAAAGCCTTCGGCCCTGCCGAATCGCTGGAGCTGGAAGACGTCGCCAGTCCTGTCGCGAAGAAGAATGAAATCCTGCTGGACGTGCACGCCGCCGGGGTCAATTTCCCCGACACGCTGATCATCGAGGGCAAGTATCAATTCAAGCCGCCCTTCCCTTTTTCCCCGGGTGGCGAAGCGGCCGGCGTGGTCAGTGCGGTGGGTGAAAAGGTCAGTCACTTGAAAGTCGGTGACCGGGTCATGGCCCTGACGGGTTGGGGCAGCTTTGCCGAACAGGTCGCGGTGCCGGGCTACAACGTTCTACCGATCCCGCCTTCGATGGACTTCAACACCGCCGCCGCCTTCAGCATGACCTATGGCACCTCGATGCACGCCCTCAAGCAGCGCGGCAACCTGCAACCGGGTGAAACCCTGCTGGTGCTCGGCGCTTCCGGTGGTGTCGGCCTCGCTGCCGTGGAAATCGGCAAGGCCATGGGCGCCCGGGTGATAGCCGCCGCCAGCAGCGCGGAAAAGCTGGCCGTGGCCAAGGCCGCCGGTGCCGATGAGCTGATCAACTACAGCGAAACCAGCCTCAAGGACGAAATCAAACGCCTGACCGATGGCCAGGGCGCCGACGTGATCTACGATCCGGTAGGCGGCGACCTGTTCGACCAGGCCGTGCGCGCCATCGCCTGGAACGGTCGCCTGCTGGTGGTCGGTTTCGCCAGCGGCCGCATCCCCGAACTACCAGTGAACCTCGCCCTGCTCAAAGGTGCCGCCGTGGTCGGCGTGTTCTGGGGTTCGTTTGCCCAGCGTCAGCCACAGGACAATGCGGCGAACTTCCAGCAACTGTTCGGCTGGTTTGCCGAAGGCAAGTTGAAGCCACTGGTGTCGCAGGTATATCCGTTAAGCAATGCTGCGCAGGCGATCAATGATCTTGGCCAGCGCAAGGCGGTCGGGAAGGTGGTGGTGCAGGTTCGCTGA